Proteins encoded within one genomic window of Halodesulfurarchaeum formicicum:
- a CDS encoding DUF7518 family protein: MTDGDADSARVEELAATVDGLTTELLDLQERVRLLEAELTEETDSEKSVEELFAAEETGDDDGEDRDVETIGDDIIVG, encoded by the coding sequence ATGACCGACGGCGACGCCGATTCTGCCCGCGTCGAAGAACTCGCTGCGACCGTCGACGGACTGACGACGGAGCTACTCGACCTCCAGGAGCGGGTCCGACTCCTCGAAGCCGAGTTGACCGAGGAGACGGATTCCGAGAAGAGCGTCGAGGAACTGTTCGCGGCAGAAGAGACAGGCGATGACGACGGGGAGGATCGGGACGTCGAGACAATCGGGGATGACATCATCGTCGGCTAA
- the smc gene encoding chromosome segregation protein SMC produces the protein MYIDQIVLENFKSFGRTTRIPFYEDFTTISGPNGSGKSNIIDAILFALGLARTRGMRAQKLTDLIYNPAHEEDRDYDGAREASVEVTLDNEDRTISPSQIATAIGTEDIDEVDQIRVKRRIKQTEDNYYSYYYLNGRSVNLSDIQDLLAAAGVTPEGYNVVMQGDVTGIIQMTPHERREIIDEIAGVAEFDRKKADAHEELEQVEEHIHEAELRIEEKETRLEQLEDERETALEYQGLREEKAEYEAYRDVAELEERRQELAATEADIEDREAELESMEAELAEREERVTRLTEDLEDLEAEIERTGEEEQLALKREMEELKAEIGGLEDRIDGAEERIEEATETRRQAFVKIDRKQEEIEDLEGEIRELKVEKASLVGEKQDRQEEIESVEAEIEAVDTAYDDLRADLEAAKESLETAKSERNDLQRKKDRYLDEARRRSTELESAREDKANAETRIEELEERLTDLDRELEKAQTNKAQIEDVIEDIETRRSERRSDLENVESKLDAAQEEYASLEARADESGDSSFGRAVTTIRNANIEGVHGPVAELGSVEEAYATACETAAGGRMAHVVVADDGVGERCIEHLKSRNAGRATFLPITEMEHRSLPSLPQDPGVIDFAYNLVDFDQTYAPVFSYVLGDTLVVEDMATAREFMGEFRLVTLDGDLVEKSGAMTGGSRSGSRYSFTATGQGKLERVAERIESLEDERASIEADITDLDEQLDRAREKRADAVESVREIESEIERAERDREEAETDIEELEARIAELEDERESVQSEMAELDAEIEAAEEEITATEAEIEELEAELAESKIPELTDEKESLQAEVADLEDRIEDIDSELNSLNLEKEYAESAIEDLHETVESAQNTKAEQEERIEELEATIEERRADIEEKEAEIAELESELADLKAEREDLREELAAARDERDETKNEAESLRNRIESLERSAQRLEAEVAKLEANVEETDPESVPDLETVEQNVRRLERQMARLEPVNMKAIEEYDTVESALAQLTAKHDELDEERAAIEERIDRYDRLKRENFMAAYEAINDQFQEIFERLSNGTGELSLEDPEQPFEGGMTMRAQPGDKPVQRLDAMSGGEKSLTALAFIFAVQRYNPAPFYALDEIDAFLDAANAERVGEMVDELASEAQFVVVSHRSAMLERSERAIGVTMQENNISAVTGIDLAGREEAVADD, from the coding sequence ATGTACATCGACCAGATCGTCCTGGAGAACTTCAAGAGCTTCGGACGAACCACCAGGATCCCCTTCTACGAGGATTTCACCACGATCAGCGGCCCGAACGGCTCGGGCAAGTCGAACATCATCGACGCGATCCTGTTCGCGCTGGGCCTGGCTCGCACCCGTGGCATGCGCGCCCAGAAGCTCACCGACCTGATCTACAACCCCGCCCACGAGGAGGATCGGGACTACGACGGCGCTCGGGAGGCCAGCGTCGAGGTCACCCTCGACAACGAGGACCGCACGATCTCGCCCTCCCAGATCGCCACGGCGATCGGCACCGAGGACATCGATGAAGTCGATCAGATCCGGGTCAAACGGCGGATCAAGCAGACCGAGGACAACTACTACTCCTATTACTACCTGAACGGGCGCTCGGTGAACCTTTCCGATATACAGGACCTGCTGGCCGCGGCCGGGGTCACCCCCGAGGGCTACAACGTCGTGATGCAGGGGGACGTGACCGGCATCATCCAGATGACCCCCCACGAGCGCCGGGAGATCATCGACGAGATCGCCGGGGTTGCGGAGTTCGACCGGAAGAAGGCAGACGCCCACGAGGAACTCGAACAGGTGGAGGAGCACATCCACGAGGCGGAGTTGCGAATCGAGGAGAAAGAGACGCGCCTCGAACAGCTCGAAGACGAGCGGGAGACGGCCCTGGAGTACCAGGGCCTGCGCGAGGAGAAAGCCGAGTACGAGGCCTACCGGGACGTGGCCGAACTCGAAGAGCGCCGACAGGAACTCGCGGCCACCGAGGCCGATATCGAGGACCGCGAGGCGGAACTCGAATCCATGGAGGCCGAACTCGCGGAACGCGAAGAGCGGGTCACACGACTCACCGAAGACCTCGAAGACTTAGAGGCCGAGATCGAACGGACCGGCGAGGAGGAACAGCTCGCGCTCAAACGCGAGATGGAGGAGCTCAAGGCCGAAATCGGCGGCCTGGAGGATCGGATCGACGGGGCCGAAGAGCGGATCGAGGAGGCCACCGAGACCCGGCGACAGGCCTTCGTCAAGATCGACCGCAAGCAGGAGGAGATCGAGGACCTGGAAGGCGAGATCCGCGAGCTGAAAGTCGAGAAGGCCTCCCTGGTCGGCGAGAAACAGGACCGCCAGGAGGAGATCGAGTCAGTCGAGGCCGAAATCGAGGCCGTGGACACGGCCTACGACGACCTCCGTGCCGACCTCGAAGCGGCGAAAGAATCCCTCGAAACGGCCAAATCAGAGCGCAACGACCTCCAGCGGAAGAAAGACCGCTATCTCGACGAGGCCCGGCGGCGGTCGACCGAACTCGAATCCGCTCGGGAGGATAAAGCAAACGCCGAGACCCGTATCGAGGAGCTCGAGGAGCGACTCACCGATCTGGACCGCGAGCTGGAGAAGGCACAGACGAACAAGGCCCAGATCGAGGATGTCATCGAGGACATCGAAACACGACGGTCGGAGCGCCGATCTGACCTCGAAAACGTCGAATCAAAACTCGATGCCGCCCAGGAGGAGTACGCCTCACTCGAAGCGCGGGCCGACGAGAGCGGAGACAGCTCCTTCGGCCGGGCCGTTACGACCATTCGCAACGCCAACATCGAGGGCGTCCACGGCCCCGTCGCCGAACTGGGGAGTGTCGAGGAGGCGTACGCGACTGCCTGTGAGACGGCGGCCGGTGGCCGGATGGCCCACGTCGTCGTGGCCGACGACGGCGTCGGCGAGCGCTGTATCGAACACCTCAAATCCCGAAACGCCGGGCGGGCAACCTTCCTGCCGATCACGGAGATGGAGCACCGCTCGCTCCCCAGCCTGCCCCAGGACCCCGGCGTGATCGACTTCGCGTACAACCTGGTCGATTTCGATCAGACCTACGCGCCGGTCTTCTCCTACGTGCTTGGCGATACGCTCGTGGTGGAGGACATGGCGACCGCCCGGGAGTTCATGGGCGAGTTCCGGCTGGTGACCCTCGACGGCGACCTCGTGGAGAAAAGCGGTGCGATGACCGGTGGGAGCCGCTCGGGATCCCGTTACTCCTTTACGGCGACCGGCCAGGGCAAACTCGAACGGGTTGCCGAGCGGATCGAGTCCCTGGAGGACGAACGCGCCTCGATCGAGGCCGACATCACCGACCTGGACGAACAGCTCGACCGGGCGCGCGAGAAACGCGCCGACGCCGTCGAGAGCGTGCGAGAGATCGAGTCCGAAATCGAGCGGGCCGAGCGGGATCGCGAGGAGGCCGAGACCGACATCGAGGAGCTCGAAGCCCGGATCGCGGAGCTGGAGGACGAACGCGAGTCCGTCCAGTCCGAGATGGCCGAACTCGACGCCGAGATCGAGGCCGCCGAGGAAGAGATCACGGCAACCGAAGCGGAGATCGAGGAGCTGGAAGCCGAACTGGCCGAGTCGAAGATTCCGGAACTCACAGACGAAAAGGAGTCCCTGCAGGCCGAGGTCGCGGACCTGGAGGACCGCATCGAGGACATCGACAGCGAACTCAACAGCCTGAACCTGGAGAAGGAGTACGCCGAGTCGGCCATCGAGGACCTCCACGAGACCGTCGAGTCCGCCCAGAACACGAAAGCCGAACAGGAAGAGCGGATCGAGGAGCTCGAAGCGACCATCGAGGAGCGACGCGCGGACATCGAGGAGAAAGAGGCGGAGATCGCAGAACTCGAGTCGGAGCTGGCGGATCTCAAGGCCGAGCGCGAGGACCTCCGCGAGGAACTCGCGGCGGCCCGAGACGAGCGCGACGAGACGAAAAACGAGGCCGAGAGTCTGCGGAACCGGATCGAGAGCCTCGAACGGTCGGCCCAGCGACTCGAAGCCGAGGTCGCCAAACTCGAGGCGAACGTCGAGGAGACCGATCCCGAGTCGGTCCCCGACCTCGAAACCGTCGAGCAAAACGTCAGGCGTCTCGAACGCCAGATGGCCCGTCTGGAGCCGGTCAACATGAAGGCCATCGAGGAGTACGACACCGTCGAGTCGGCCCTGGCGCAACTGACCGCAAAACACGACGAACTCGACGAGGAGCGGGCCGCAATCGAGGAGCGCATCGACCGCTACGACCGGCTGAAACGCGAGAACTTCATGGCGGCCTACGAGGCGATCAACGACCAGTTCCAGGAGATCTTCGAGCGGCTCTCGAATGGGACCGGCGAACTCTCACTCGAAGATCCCGAACAACCCTTCGAAGGCGGCATGACGATGCGCGCCCAGCCGGGTGACAAGCCGGTCCAGCGCCTGGACGCCATGTCGGGCGGCGAGAAATCACTCACCGCGCTGGCCTTCATCTTCGCGGTCCAGCGGTACAACCCGGCCCCGTTCTACGCGCTGGACGAGATCGACGCCTTCCTCGACGCCGCCAACGCCGAGCGGGTCGGGGAGATGGTCGACGAACTGGCGAGTGAAGCCCAGTTCGTGGTCGTCTCCCACCGCTCGGCCATGCTCGAACGGTCCGAGCGGGCCATCGGGGTGACCATGCAGGAGAACAACATCTCGGCGGTCACGGGCATCGATCTGGCCGGCCGGGAGGAGGCGGTCGCCGATGACTGA
- a CDS encoding segregation/condensation protein A, producing the protein MTEAAAFGPEEPDEEGPEPVEVLVGLAERGEIDPWDIDIIQVTDAFLAAIDEAEIRTSGRALFYASVLLRMKSDELFAEDEDPDPEEPERVDPFASDTPLDGPETGVGDPIDQLEAEMDRRLERQSARGTPETLDELVHELREAERGSWWKSGRSYDTENSPKGFQRGVQTLDYRSGDDTRSDGEPDEAAVTGTAHDEDIDELIEAVEAELHERYDRGRAEVLFAEIADAGGSRVDTFLALLFLAHRGVVFLEQDELFGDLWIEDRRSEGPTPAKSPSEAGEEATTESEDAVGDGTAEEIGPSESVEAED; encoded by the coding sequence ATGACTGAGGCGGCGGCTTTCGGCCCGGAAGAGCCGGATGAGGAGGGGCCAGAACCTGTCGAGGTACTGGTCGGGCTCGCAGAACGAGGGGAGATCGACCCCTGGGACATCGACATCATCCAGGTGACCGACGCCTTCCTGGCGGCCATCGACGAGGCCGAAATCCGGACCTCTGGCCGGGCGCTCTTCTATGCCAGTGTTCTCCTCCGGATGAAAAGCGACGAACTGTTCGCCGAGGACGAGGACCCGGACCCCGAGGAGCCCGAACGGGTCGACCCGTTCGCAAGCGACACCCCCCTCGACGGCCCCGAGACGGGGGTCGGCGATCCGATCGACCAGCTAGAGGCCGAGATGGACCGCCGGCTGGAACGCCAGTCCGCCCGGGGGACCCCCGAAACCCTCGACGAACTCGTCCACGAACTACGGGAGGCCGAACGGGGCTCCTGGTGGAAGTCGGGCCGATCCTACGACACCGAGAACTCCCCGAAGGGGTTCCAGCGCGGCGTCCAGACCCTGGATTACCGCTCGGGGGACGACACCCGCAGCGACGGCGAGCCCGACGAAGCTGCAGTCACCGGCACCGCCCACGACGAGGACATCGACGAACTCATCGAGGCCGTCGAGGCCGAACTCCACGAGCGATACGACCGGGGCCGAGCCGAGGTCCTGTTCGCCGAAATCGCGGACGCAGGCGGCTCGCGGGTCGATACGTTCCTTGCGCTGCTCTTTCTGGCCCATCGGGGCGTGGTCTTCCTCGAACAGGACGAACTCTTCGGCGACCTCTGGATCGAGGATCGGCGAAGTGAGGGACCCACACCCGCTAAATCACCTTCCGAGGCCGGTGAAGAAGCCACAACAGAGAGCGAAGACGCAGTCGGGGACGGTACGGCCGAGGAAATCGGTCCCAGCGAGAGCGTCGAAGCCGAGGACTAG
- the mtnP gene encoding S-methyl-5'-thioadenosine phosphorylase has product MIGFIGGSGIYEALPLTDVREREIETPFGEPSAPVTIGTYEGTETEVAFIPRHGRHHQYSPTDLPYRANIYAFKTLGVERVIASNAVGSLRKEIEPRTLVVPDQLFDRTRHREYSFFGEGMVVHQGFAEPFCPELSKELQNAAVTETDASVKGGGTYVTIEGPQFSTRAESEFYREQGFDIIGMTAIPEAKLAREAELCYATVAGVTDWDVWKTDSQVSLEEVLENASHNEAAIQDVVGAAIESLSETRSCECGSALEGTINTDPEHIPESTLESVEPLVEDYL; this is encoded by the coding sequence ATGATCGGATTCATCGGTGGAAGCGGTATCTACGAAGCCCTTCCGCTCACGGACGTCCGCGAGCGCGAGATCGAGACGCCCTTTGGCGAACCGAGTGCCCCAGTCACGATCGGGACCTACGAGGGGACTGAGACCGAGGTCGCGTTCATCCCCCGACACGGCCGGCACCACCAGTATTCGCCGACAGACCTGCCCTACCGGGCGAACATCTACGCGTTCAAGACACTCGGCGTCGAGCGGGTCATCGCGAGCAACGCGGTCGGAAGCCTTCGCAAGGAGATCGAGCCCCGCACGCTTGTCGTCCCGGATCAACTCTTCGACCGCACCCGGCATCGCGAGTACTCCTTCTTCGGCGAGGGGATGGTCGTCCACCAGGGGTTTGCCGAGCCGTTCTGCCCCGAACTCTCAAAGGAACTGCAGAACGCCGCCGTCACGGAGACCGACGCCTCTGTCAAGGGCGGGGGCACGTACGTCACGATCGAGGGGCCACAGTTCTCAACCCGGGCCGAGAGCGAGTTCTACCGTGAGCAGGGATTCGACATCATCGGCATGACCGCCATCCCGGAGGCCAAACTCGCCCGCGAGGCCGAACTCTGCTATGCCACCGTCGCCGGCGTGACCGACTGGGACGTCTGGAAGACAGACAGCCAGGTCTCCCTGGAGGAGGTGCTGGAGAACGCCTCGCACAACGAGGCCGCGATTCAGGACGTGGTCGGGGCAGCGATCGAATCCCTCTCCGAAACCCGGTCCTGTGAGTGCGGGTCGGCCCTGGAAGGGACGATCAATACCGATCCCGAACACATCCCCGAATCCACGCTGGAGTCCGTGGAACCACTCGTCGAAGATTACCTCTAG
- a CDS encoding phosphoribosyltransferase, producing the protein MGELPDEFDCTITNWDYIYGLTRDVAKQVRAADFEPDVIVALARGGWFAGRVLCDFLGLDDLTSLKVEHYVGTAAKSEEPEIRYPMPEGSVEGKDVLIVDDIADTGGSIEHAYEYVTDRNSGEVRTATLQLLQTSEFEPDFIGERLSDWTWIVYPWNFIEDMVDLVAGVMEKGGDGPYRPEQIRTLLETYHGIDRIEMEIAQPDRLAEVLTEMAHRGVITQEGENAWALTDAN; encoded by the coding sequence ATGGGTGAGCTCCCGGACGAATTTGACTGTACCATCACGAACTGGGATTACATCTACGGTCTCACTAGGGATGTCGCCAAGCAGGTCCGCGCGGCGGACTTCGAACCGGACGTCATCGTCGCGCTGGCCCGCGGGGGCTGGTTCGCCGGGCGTGTCCTCTGTGATTTCCTGGGGCTGGATGACCTGACCAGCCTGAAGGTCGAACACTACGTCGGTACGGCGGCGAAATCAGAGGAGCCGGAGATCCGCTACCCCATGCCGGAGGGATCAGTCGAGGGCAAGGACGTGCTGATCGTCGACGACATCGCGGACACCGGCGGGTCGATCGAGCACGCCTACGAGTACGTGACCGACCGGAACTCCGGGGAGGTCCGCACGGCCACACTCCAGCTCCTGCAGACAAGCGAGTTCGAACCTGACTTCATCGGCGAACGCCTCTCGGACTGGACCTGGATCGTTTATCCCTGGAACTTCATCGAGGACATGGTCGATCTCGTCGCCGGGGTCATGGAGAAAGGCGGTGACGGTCCCTACCGCCCCGAGCAGATCCGTACTCTTCTCGAAACCTATCACGGGATCGATCGTATCGAGATGGAGATCGCCCAGCCGGACCGCCTGGCGGAGGTCCTGACGGAGATGGCCCATCGCGGGGTCATCACCCAGGAGGGCGAGAACGCCTGGGCGCTCACCGACGCGAACTGA